A single region of the Anas platyrhynchos isolate ZD024472 breed Pekin duck chromosome 6, IASCAAS_PekinDuck_T2T, whole genome shotgun sequence genome encodes:
- the VAX1 gene encoding ventral anterior homeobox 1, translated as MFGKQDKMDVRCSSETEANRVSKNGHKEGKESKGSEGNISTSFLKDQQGTFSASAATEDCNKSKSSSADPDYCRRILVRDAKGSIREIILPKGLDLDRPKRTRTSFTAEQLYRLEMEFQRCQYVVGRERTELARQLNLSETQVKVWFQNRRTKQKKDQGKDSELRSVVSETAATCSVLRLLEQGRLLSPPGLPGLLPPCGTGPLGSALRGPGLAAGTGSSAAAAAAAAAAPPGGSPHPAAGGSAAGPPPPGALHGAAAAAAGPGLFGLPVPSLLGSVAGRLASAPLAVAGSLAGNLQELSARYLSSSAFEPYSRTSNKESAEKKALD; from the exons ATGTTTGGGAAACAAGACAAAATGGACGTTAGATGCAGTTCAGAGACTGAAGCTAACCGGGTCTCGAAGAACGGACATAAAGAGGGCAAGGAAAGCAAAGGGTCTGAAGGAAATATTTCTACTTCTTTTTTGAAGGATCAGCAAGGGActttttctgcctctgcagcTACGGAAGACTGTAATAAAAGTAAATCTAGTTCTGCTGACCCGGACTATTGCAGGAGGATCCTAGTTAGAG ATGCCAAAGGTTCAATCCGAGAGATTATTCTGCCTAAGGGGCTTGATCTGGACCGTCCCAAGCGGACCCGCACCTCCTTCACGGCCGAGCAGCTCTACCGCCTGGAGATGGAGTTCCAGCGGTGCCAGTACGTCGTGGGGCGGGAGCGCACCGAGCTCGCCCGGCAGCTCAACCTCTCCGAGACTCAG GTAAAAGTGTGGTTCCAAAACCGGCGCACCAAGCAGAAAAAGGACCAGGGCAAAGACTCGGAGCTGCGCTCCGTCGTATCCGAGACCGCCGCCACCTGCAGCGTCCTgcggctgctggagcagggccgCCTGCTCTCCCCGCCGGGGCTCCCGGGCCTCCTGCCCCCCTGCGGCACCGGGCCGCTGGGCTCGGCTCTGCGGGGACCCGGCCTGGCCGCGGGCACCGGCagctcggcggcggcggcggcggcggcggcggcggctccccccgggggctccccgcaTCCTGCGGCCGGCggcagcgcggcggggccgccccccccgggggcgctgcacggagccgccgccgccgccgccggcccggGGCTGTTCGGGCTGCCGGTGCCGTCGCTGCTGGGCTCGGTGGCCGGCCGGTTGGCCTCGGCGCCCCTGGCCGTGGCCGGTTCCCTGGCGGGCAACTTGCAGGAACTGTCGGCCCGCTACCTGAGCTCGTCCGCCTTCGAGCCCTACTCCCGGACCAGCAATAAAGAGAGCGCGGAGAAAAAAGCGCTGGACTGA